A genomic segment from Bosea sp. OAE506 encodes:
- a CDS encoding ABC transporter ATP-binding protein — MSTEANPDAFVALAAADFGYGDEAIVDGVDWAIPRGAFHCLVGRSGSGKTTLLKLAAGLLAPRRGLVRIDGVALDGPGPRIGFVFQQPTLLDWLSVLDNVLLPLSLKRSVGEADRETARALLDRVGLSAFAARHPAQLSGGQQSRVAVARALITQPALLLLDEPFAALDALTREELQDDLLALCALQATTVLFVTHDIGEAVYLADRVAIMAGGRLHHDLDIDLPRPRSRELRYGQAFNALCRELRKAMDAAP; from the coding sequence ATGTCGACTGAAGCGAACCCGGACGCCTTCGTCGCCCTCGCGGCGGCCGATTTCGGCTATGGCGACGAGGCCATCGTCGACGGCGTCGACTGGGCGATCCCGCGCGGGGCGTTCCATTGCCTGGTCGGGCGCAGCGGCAGCGGCAAGACGACCCTGCTCAAGCTGGCGGCTGGGTTGCTGGCGCCGCGGCGGGGCCTGGTGCGGATCGACGGCGTGGCGCTCGACGGGCCGGGGCCGCGGATCGGCTTCGTCTTTCAGCAGCCGACGCTGCTCGACTGGCTCAGCGTGCTCGACAACGTCCTGCTGCCGCTCTCGCTGAAGCGCAGCGTGGGCGAGGCGGATCGCGAGACAGCGCGCGCTTTGCTCGACCGAGTGGGCCTGTCGGCGTTCGCGGCGCGGCATCCCGCCCAGCTCTCGGGCGGGCAGCAGAGCCGGGTCGCGGTGGCGCGGGCGCTGATCACGCAGCCGGCCCTGCTGCTGCTGGACGAGCCCTTTGCGGCGCTCGACGCGCTGACGCGCGAGGAGCTCCAGGACGATCTGCTGGCGCTGTGTGCGCTGCAGGCGACCACGGTACTCTTCGTCACCCATGACATCGGCGAGGCGGTCTATCTCGCCGACCGGGTCGCGATCATGGCCGGCGGGCGGCTGCACCACGACCTCGACATCGACCTGCCGCGGCCGCGCTCGCGCGAGCTGCGCTATGGCCAGGCCTTCAACGCGCTCTGCCGCGAGCTGCGCAAGGCGATGGATGCCGCGCCATGA
- a CDS encoding DUF2161 family putative PD-(D/E)XK-type phosphodiesterase, translating to METSLYLPVKSFLEGLGYTVKGEVGPCDLVGVRAGDPTVVVIGELKLTFNLELILQGVDRLSIGDEVWLAARLSARGKGRESDPRYRNLCRRLGLGLLGVAASGHVDVLVSPVAPTPRKDPKRRSRLVEEHRRREGDPVIGGGTRRPVMTAYRQQALACAAAMMEGRQRPRDLKPSCPDAQKILHRNVYGWFEKTGRGVYALTEAGRAALLAWRPEHQPLVTPAAE from the coding sequence GTGGAAACGTCGCTCTACCTGCCGGTCAAGAGTTTCCTCGAGGGGCTGGGCTACACCGTCAAGGGCGAGGTCGGGCCTTGCGATCTGGTCGGGGTGCGGGCGGGTGACCCGACCGTCGTGGTGATCGGCGAGCTGAAGCTGACCTTCAACCTCGAACTGATCCTGCAGGGCGTCGATCGCCTGAGCATCGGTGACGAGGTCTGGCTGGCAGCGCGGCTGTCGGCCCGGGGCAAGGGGCGCGAGAGCGATCCGCGCTACCGCAATCTCTGTCGCCGTCTCGGTCTCGGGCTGCTTGGGGTTGCTGCATCCGGCCATGTCGACGTGCTCGTATCCCCTGTTGCGCCAACACCGCGCAAGGATCCGAAGCGGCGCTCCCGCCTGGTCGAAGAACACCGGCGCCGTGAGGGAGATCCCGTCATCGGTGGGGGCACGCGCCGACCGGTGATGACGGCTTATCGCCAGCAGGCGCTGGCCTGCGCGGCGGCGATGATGGAGGGGCGGCAACGGCCGCGCGATCTCAAGCCGAGCTGCCCGGACGCGCAGAAGATCCTGCACCGGAACGTCTATGGCTGGTTCGAGAAAACGGGCCGTGGCGTCTATGCGCTGACCGAGGCGGGGCGCGCTGCGCTCTTGGCGTGGCGGCCGGAACATCAGCCCCTGGTCACCCCCGCAGCCGAATGA
- a CDS encoding ABC transporter permease — MRERLASALLLVALLAGWEAWCRLGRVPALIVPAPSSVFATLWSEIASGRLLPHLAVTATEMTLGLALGCAVGLATGILLAEAPVLRRLLHPYIVASQVVPKLALGPLFIVWFGFGLTPTIVITALICFFPLMENTLTGLSQVDSGRRELFRMLGASRLQTLLRLKLPGALPVILAGFRVAVVLALVGAVVGEFIGGRAGLGASIIAAQSVMDSSLMFALFIVITLLGMAFYQAALLIERLLLRHHLKG; from the coding sequence ATGAGGGAACGGCTGGCCTCGGCGCTTCTGCTCGTTGCCCTGCTCGCCGGCTGGGAGGCGTGGTGCCGTCTCGGCCGGGTTCCGGCCCTGATCGTGCCGGCGCCGTCTTCCGTCTTCGCCACGCTGTGGAGCGAGATCGCCAGCGGGCGCCTGCTGCCGCATCTCGCGGTGACCGCGACCGAAATGACGCTCGGGCTGGCGCTGGGCTGCGCGGTCGGGCTGGCGACAGGAATCCTGCTGGCGGAGGCCCCCGTGCTGCGCCGGCTGCTCCATCCTTACATCGTCGCCAGCCAGGTCGTGCCGAAGCTCGCACTCGGCCCGCTCTTCATCGTCTGGTTCGGCTTCGGCCTGACGCCGACCATCGTGATCACGGCGCTGATCTGCTTTTTCCCGCTGATGGAAAACACGCTGACCGGCCTGTCGCAGGTCGATTCCGGACGGCGCGAGCTGTTCCGGATGCTGGGCGCCAGCCGCCTGCAGACGCTGCTGCGGCTGAAGCTGCCGGGTGCGCTTCCGGTGATCCTCGCGGGGTTCCGGGTCGCGGTCGTGCTGGCGCTGGTCGGCGCCGTCGTCGGCGAGTTCATCGGCGGCCGGGCCGGGCTCGGCGCCTCGATCATCGCCGCGCAGAGCGTGATGGATTCGAGCCTGATGTTCGCGCTCTTCATCGTGATCACGCTGCTCGGCATGGCCTTCTACCAGGCGGCGCTCCTCATCGAGCGGCTGCTGCTGCGCCACCATTTGAAAGGGTAA
- a CDS encoding helix-turn-helix domain-containing protein yields MTIATPSETKDALSPADVCRSYSIGKTQLYAEIKAGRIKARKLGRRTLIAAADAQAWFNSLPESKREAA; encoded by the coding sequence ATGACGATTGCGACCCCATCAGAAACGAAGGACGCTCTTAGTCCGGCTGATGTTTGCCGCTCCTACAGCATCGGCAAGACGCAGCTTTATGCCGAGATCAAAGCCGGGCGGATCAAGGCTCGAAAGCTCGGCCGCCGCACGTTGATCGCCGCCGCTGACGCGCAGGCTTGGTTCAACTCCCTCCCCGAGTCCAAGAGGGAGGCCGCCTGA
- a CDS encoding ABC transporter substrate-binding protein — MTARVVAGVAASLFAMSAPHAQPLDKVTVAGWSQPISEITNLLAEPDKGFFRAKGIDLGYVPGTGGGSAIQNMLTGQADIAFTDPAALYLALDKGEKLVAIYNIYPQNVFNVVAPMTKGIRTAADLKGKRIGVYSLSSGTRQNLQVLLHQVGLTEKDVTVEVTGLLNFAPLIQGQVDATAATDTGLLVAKMKGLPEVDVIEVRDHLNLPSDIFVVMQATYEAKKPLLKRFLAAYRDSAAWMIASPEEAAKLAVTRAINGRDEALNLEIIKLRNISTVSPTTQAKGLGHFDPELLQKGADTFHRLGLIGKPIDMGAVVKTDLIP, encoded by the coding sequence ATGACGGCGCGGGTGGTGGCCGGCGTCGCGGCAAGCCTGTTTGCGATGTCGGCCCCCCACGCCCAGCCGCTCGACAAGGTCACGGTCGCGGGCTGGAGCCAGCCGATCAGCGAGATCACCAATCTGCTGGCCGAGCCGGACAAGGGCTTCTTCCGCGCGAAGGGGATCGATCTCGGCTATGTGCCCGGAACCGGCGGCGGCTCGGCGATCCAGAACATGCTGACCGGCCAGGCCGACATCGCCTTCACCGATCCGGCGGCGCTCTATCTCGCGCTCGACAAGGGCGAGAAACTGGTCGCCATCTACAACATCTATCCGCAGAACGTCTTCAACGTGGTCGCGCCCATGACCAAGGGTATCCGTACGGCGGCCGACCTGAAGGGCAAGCGCATCGGCGTCTATTCGCTCTCCAGCGGCACGCGCCAGAACCTGCAGGTGCTGCTGCACCAGGTCGGGCTGACCGAGAAGGACGTCACGGTCGAGGTTACCGGCCTGCTCAACTTTGCGCCGCTGATCCAGGGGCAGGTCGACGCCACGGCCGCGACCGACACCGGGCTTCTGGTCGCGAAGATGAAGGGGCTGCCGGAGGTCGACGTCATCGAAGTGAGGGACCATCTCAACCTGCCGAGCGACATCTTCGTGGTGATGCAGGCGACCTATGAGGCGAAGAAGCCGCTGCTGAAGCGCTTCCTCGCCGCCTATCGCGACAGCGCCGCCTGGATGATCGCGAGCCCCGAGGAGGCAGCGAAGCTCGCGGTGACGCGTGCGATCAACGGCCGCGACGAGGCGCTCAATCTCGAGATCATCAAGCTGCGCAACATCTCGACGGTGTCGCCGACGACGCAGGCGAAGGGCCTCGGCCATTTCGATCCGGAGCTGCTGCAGAAGGGCGCCGACACCTTCCACCGGCTCGGGCTGATCGGAAAGCCGATCGACATGGGCGCGGTGGTGAAGACGGATCTGATTCCGTGA
- a CDS encoding acyl-CoA reductase, whose protein sequence is MIETAGHLPGLPAGEVAWRTLDFSAWGEHVQVRVPELTTAQATTLAGHVREQARTYLRTLPVSQIVATLDAAIARLLDRADPWRRRAEAVLPIVTGYDRESVRLGLSGYLRSFRAPQLQRFLAEDFANPAMLDGFQPAMKGGFTRAQGPQLLLHIWAGNVPGLSLWSLISGLLVKAGTVGKVASAEPLLAGWFAQILAEIDPKLGQCLAVVWWKGGDEEAERAWLCEADTVIAYGGNDALAAIRERVPVTARFLPHGHRIGFGLIGAEALDTRRAGPLARLVAQDVARWEQQGCYSPQMLFVARGAAVSPREFAERVSQELGALSPRHPRRALSVAEAAGVADWRSREEMRGFDEDGTVVLGEAGDGWSVVFSDAAQPLAPSALNRTLKIVAVDSLDAVPPLVAPARAYLQTAAVAASPRELFRIATLLGEAGVTRICGFGAMAAPEAGWHNDGRFNLLDLVRLTEIEQSAERAADGFADYVD, encoded by the coding sequence GTGATCGAGACCGCGGGGCATCTGCCGGGATTGCCGGCCGGCGAGGTCGCCTGGCGGACGCTGGATTTCAGCGCCTGGGGCGAGCACGTGCAGGTGCGGGTTCCGGAGCTGACCACGGCGCAGGCCACAACGCTCGCCGGCCATGTCCGCGAGCAGGCGCGGACCTATCTCCGGACGCTGCCGGTCTCGCAGATCGTCGCGACGCTGGACGCCGCCATCGCCAGGCTGCTCGACCGGGCCGATCCCTGGCGGCGGCGGGCGGAAGCCGTGCTGCCAATCGTCACCGGCTATGACCGCGAGAGCGTTCGCCTCGGCCTCTCCGGTTATCTCCGCAGCTTCCGCGCGCCGCAACTGCAGCGCTTCCTTGCCGAGGATTTCGCCAACCCGGCCATGCTCGACGGCTTCCAGCCGGCGATGAAGGGCGGGTTCACGCGCGCCCAGGGCCCGCAGCTCCTGCTCCATATCTGGGCGGGGAACGTGCCGGGGCTGTCGCTCTGGAGCCTGATCTCGGGGCTGCTGGTCAAGGCCGGCACGGTCGGCAAGGTCGCGAGTGCCGAGCCGCTGCTGGCCGGCTGGTTTGCGCAGATCCTCGCCGAGATCGATCCGAAGCTCGGCCAATGCCTGGCGGTGGTCTGGTGGAAGGGCGGCGACGAGGAGGCGGAGCGTGCCTGGCTGTGCGAGGCTGACACGGTCATCGCCTATGGCGGCAATGACGCGCTGGCGGCGATCCGCGAACGGGTGCCGGTGACGGCGCGCTTCCTCCCGCATGGGCACAGGATCGGCTTCGGGCTGATTGGTGCCGAGGCGCTCGACACGCGCCGGGCCGGGCCGCTGGCGCGGCTCGTCGCGCAGGACGTGGCGCGCTGGGAGCAGCAGGGCTGCTACTCGCCGCAGATGCTGTTCGTCGCGCGGGGCGCGGCGGTCTCGCCGCGCGAATTCGCCGAGCGCGTCTCGCAGGAACTCGGCGCGCTTAGCCCGCGCCATCCGCGCCGCGCGCTCTCGGTGGCGGAGGCGGCCGGCGTTGCCGACTGGCGCAGCCGCGAGGAGATGCGCGGCTTCGACGAGGACGGGACCGTGGTGCTGGGCGAGGCCGGCGATGGCTGGAGCGTGGTCTTCAGCGACGCCGCCCAGCCACTCGCGCCGAGCGCGCTCAACCGCACGCTCAAGATCGTCGCCGTCGATAGCCTCGATGCGGTGCCGCCGCTGGTCGCGCCCGCCCGCGCCTATCTGCAGACTGCGGCGGTCGCGGCCTCGCCGCGCGAACTGTTCCGCATCGCGACGCTCCTCGGCGAGGCGGGCGTCACCCGCATCTGCGGCTTCGGGGCGATGGCGGCCCCCGAGGCCGGCTGGCACAATGACGGGCGCTTCAACCTGCTCGACCTCGTCAGGCTGACCGAGATCGAGCAATCGGCCGAACGCGCCGCCGACGGCTTCGCCGACTATGTCGACTGA
- a CDS encoding type II toxin-antitoxin system VapC family toxin: MIVLDTNVISEMLTPAPDASVEAWLTTQPPASIFTTAITQAEILYGLRLLPDGKRRSELEAAIRPIFAEDFEDRVLSFDQQAAEIYARIAVIRRQAGCPISQFDAQIAAIALSRGAALATRNVADFAGIGMTILNPLAIHGIATRHQRSGHRSVS; this comes from the coding sequence ATGATCGTCCTCGACACCAATGTGATATCCGAGATGCTGACACCGGCGCCTGACGCCTCGGTCGAGGCATGGCTGACCACACAGCCGCCAGCGTCGATTTTCACGACAGCGATCACGCAGGCGGAGATCCTTTATGGACTTCGGCTTCTCCCGGATGGAAAGCGCCGAAGCGAGCTCGAAGCGGCGATCCGGCCGATCTTCGCGGAGGATTTTGAGGATCGCGTTCTGTCCTTCGATCAACAGGCGGCAGAAATCTATGCGCGTATCGCCGTCATTCGGCGACAGGCGGGCTGCCCGATCAGCCAGTTCGATGCCCAGATCGCAGCGATCGCGCTGTCGCGGGGCGCCGCCCTGGCCACACGCAACGTGGCCGATTTTGCCGGCATCGGCATGACGATCCTCAATCCGTTGGCAATTCACGGGATAGCAACTCGGCACCAAAGGTCAGGCCATCGCAGCGTGTCCTGA
- a CDS encoding xanthine dehydrogenase family protein molybdopterin-binding subunit → MNDGLTASDSPRLSSAPDDPRSLRRREDSRFLTGRGNYLGDRAAEGEFAAVVLRSPHAHARIRAIDTAAAASRPGVRGVYTAADLDGLAPLPTSIIVATVEPLIVPPRWPLARDVVRHVGEPVAFVVAETEAMAREACEHISIDYDILPAVTDLRGATDGEAPQLWPQAPGNIAFRFRRGDPAAVERAFAKAAHVVSCDLVNNRIVAAAIEPRIAIGHYDTGADRYHLEISGASVHDIRRELAQGVFGLPLDRIRVSTPDVGGGFGMKNVTYPEYALVLWAAQRLGRPVRWSAERIEEFTGGAHARDNLSTARLALDRRGRFLALDVETIANLGAYVSSLGPGSGTNAPAAAMGGLYDIPAMAMDVRGVFTNTAPIDAYRGAGKPEANYLIERLIEAAAHKLRIDPAELRRRNFIRSFPYRRPAFGMVIDTGTFPENLERVLAAADRAGFAARRRASTRRGKLRGFGIGCFLETSRGRPDEEAWLRVGPEGAIAMAVGTHSNGQGHETSFAQLAAARLGMPVERFTLVQGDTASVPRGGGHGGARSLHLGGTALLMAADDLLAKARPLAAQLLQVAADSLSFAEGRFRSGPAADGLPREIDLLAISAHLAESSGAPLEGHGDNRCDVFTFPNGAQVAEVEIDPETGAVSIERYVAVDDYGMLINPLLAEAQVHGGLAQGIGQALMEEALYDEASGQLLSATFMDYAVPRAADLPAFDLEMVEVPTRANPLGVKGAGQAGCIGAPQTVINAILDALRPLGVTHLDMPATPARVWRAIRDARAAKP, encoded by the coding sequence ATGAATGACGGCCTGACCGCTTCGGATTCTCCCCGGCTCTCATCTGCGCCCGATGATCCGCGCTCGCTGCGGCGGCGAGAGGACTCGCGCTTCCTCACCGGGCGCGGGAATTATCTCGGCGATCGCGCCGCGGAGGGCGAGTTCGCCGCCGTTGTACTCCGCTCACCCCATGCCCATGCCCGCATCCGCGCGATCGACACCGCGGCAGCGGCGAGCCGGCCCGGCGTGCGCGGCGTCTACACCGCCGCGGATCTCGATGGCCTTGCTCCTCTGCCGACCTCGATCATCGTCGCCACCGTCGAGCCGCTGATCGTGCCGCCACGCTGGCCACTGGCGCGCGATGTCGTCCGCCATGTCGGCGAACCCGTCGCCTTCGTCGTCGCCGAGACCGAGGCAATGGCTCGCGAGGCCTGCGAGCACATCAGCATCGATTACGACATCCTGCCGGCGGTCACCGATTTGCGCGGCGCGACGGACGGGGAGGCGCCGCAGCTCTGGCCACAGGCCCCGGGCAACATCGCCTTCCGCTTCCGCCGCGGCGATCCCGCCGCCGTCGAGCGTGCCTTCGCCAAGGCCGCCCATGTCGTGAGCTGCGATCTGGTCAACAACCGCATCGTCGCGGCGGCTATCGAACCGCGCATCGCCATCGGCCACTACGACACCGGCGCCGACCGCTACCATCTCGAAATCAGCGGCGCCTCGGTTCACGACATCCGCCGCGAACTGGCGCAGGGCGTCTTCGGCTTGCCGCTCGACCGCATCCGCGTCTCGACGCCCGATGTCGGTGGCGGCTTCGGCATGAAGAACGTCACCTATCCCGAATATGCGCTGGTGCTCTGGGCCGCGCAGCGGCTTGGCCGGCCGGTGCGCTGGAGCGCCGAGCGCATCGAGGAGTTCACCGGTGGCGCTCATGCCCGCGACAATCTCAGCACCGCGCGGCTGGCGCTCGACAGGCGCGGGCGCTTCCTCGCGCTCGATGTCGAGACGATCGCCAATCTCGGCGCCTATGTCTCCTCGCTCGGTCCCGGCAGCGGAACCAACGCCCCCGCCGCCGCGATGGGCGGGCTCTATGACATCCCCGCCATGGCGATGGATGTGCGCGGCGTCTTCACCAACACCGCCCCGATCGACGCCTATCGCGGCGCCGGCAAGCCCGAGGCGAACTATCTGATCGAGCGGCTGATCGAAGCCGCCGCCCATAAGCTGCGGATCGATCCGGCGGAACTGCGCCGGCGCAACTTCATCCGCAGCTTCCCCTACCGCCGTCCCGCCTTCGGCATGGTGATCGACACCGGCACCTTTCCAGAGAACCTCGAGCGGGTGCTGGCGGCGGCCGACCGGGCGGGCTTTGCGGCGCGTCGGCGCGCCTCGACCAGGCGCGGGAAGCTGCGCGGCTTCGGCATCGGCTGCTTCCTCGAAACCTCGCGTGGCCGGCCTGATGAGGAGGCTTGGCTCCGGGTCGGGCCGGAGGGCGCCATCGCCATGGCCGTCGGCACCCATTCCAACGGACAGGGTCACGAGACCAGCTTCGCCCAGCTCGCCGCCGCCCGGCTCGGCATGCCGGTCGAGCGCTTCACCCTCGTCCAGGGCGACACGGCTTCGGTTCCGCGCGGCGGCGGCCATGGCGGCGCGCGCTCGCTCCATCTCGGCGGCACGGCGCTGCTGATGGCGGCGGACGATCTGCTCGCGAAGGCGAGGCCCCTTGCCGCGCAGCTGCTGCAGGTCGCGGCCGACAGCCTCTCCTTCGCGGAAGGCCGCTTCCGCAGCGGGCCAGCCGCCGACGGCCTGCCGCGTGAGATCGACCTCTTGGCCATCTCGGCCCATCTCGCGGAGAGCAGCGGCGCACCGCTGGAGGGCCATGGCGACAACCGCTGCGACGTCTTCACCTTCCCCAACGGCGCGCAGGTGGCGGAGGTCGAGATCGATCCGGAGACCGGCGCCGTCTCGATCGAACGCTATGTCGCGGTCGACGATTACGGAATGCTGATCAACCCGCTGCTGGCGGAGGCGCAGGTGCATGGCGGGCTGGCGCAGGGCATCGGCCAGGCGCTGATGGAGGAGGCGCTCTACGATGAAGCCTCCGGCCAGCTCCTGAGCGCGACCTTCATGGACTACGCCGTGCCGCGCGCCGCCGACCTGCCCGCCTTCGACCTGGAGATGGTCGAGGTGCCGACGCGCGCCAACCCGCTCGGCGTCAAGGGCGCCGGCCAGGCCGGCTGCATCGGCGCGCCGCAGACGGTGATCAACGCCATCCTCGACGCGCTGCGCCCGCTCGGCGTGACGCATCTCGACATGCCCGCCACGCCGGCGAGGGTCTGGCGCGCCATCCGGGATGCCCGGGCGGCGAAGCCTTAG
- a CDS encoding SDR family oxidoreductase has translation MTFRDKVILVTGASRGIGAAIARAFAAEGGLVFVNYRSSDAAAEAVVEACRAAGGQAVAIAADVTDPEAVAGMLARIAEEAGRLDAVVNNAFAPYVFDPDHRARFWETPWSAYQTQVDGALRATYNVCQAALPLMRRRGRGAIVNMATDLVARPSLAYHDYTTAKAALMGFSRNLATELGPLGIRVNCVAPGLVWPTDASARTPEAVKDLLIAQTPLGRIATPEDVTGPVLFLASEASGFVTGQTLHVDGGLVMA, from the coding sequence ATGACATTCCGCGACAAGGTGATCCTGGTCACCGGGGCAAGCCGGGGCATTGGCGCGGCCATCGCCAGGGCCTTCGCCGCCGAGGGCGGGCTCGTCTTCGTCAACTATCGCAGCAGCGATGCTGCCGCCGAGGCCGTGGTCGAGGCCTGCCGGGCGGCGGGCGGGCAGGCGGTGGCGATCGCCGCCGACGTCACCGATCCGGAGGCGGTCGCGGGGATGCTGGCGCGGATCGCGGAGGAGGCGGGCCGGCTCGATGCCGTCGTCAACAACGCGTTTGCGCCCTACGTCTTCGACCCCGACCATCGCGCGCGCTTCTGGGAGACGCCCTGGTCGGCCTATCAGACGCAGGTCGATGGCGCGCTGAGGGCGACCTACAATGTCTGCCAGGCGGCCCTGCCGCTGATGCGCCGGCGCGGGCGCGGCGCCATCGTCAACATGGCGACCGACCTCGTGGCGCGGCCGAGCCTCGCCTATCACGACTACACCACCGCCAAGGCGGCGCTGATGGGCTTCAGCCGCAATCTCGCGACCGAACTAGGTCCGCTCGGCATTCGGGTCAACTGCGTCGCGCCGGGGCTGGTCTGGCCGACCGATGCGAGCGCGCGGACGCCCGAGGCGGTGAAGGACTTGCTGATCGCGCAGACGCCGCTGGGGCGGATCGCGACGCCCGAGGACGTGACCGGGCCGGTGCTGTTCCTCGCCTCGGAGGCGAGCGGCTTCGTCACCGGCCAGACGCTCCATGTCGATGGCGGGCTGGTGATGGCCTAA
- a CDS encoding site-specific integrase: MAREVNRLSARAVTTLTKPGRHADGNGLYLVIDKSGARRWLFLFRWQGKLKEMGLGGLSVVGLADARAKAAEARRYLDAGENPIEARRKAEAAKEAVQTFGAFVDALLPTITKSFRNAKHRAQWKSTLDTHGAKLRPMRLDAIETADVLATLKPIWQTKPETASRLRGRIEHVLAAATAEGLRSGDNPARWRNHLDKLLPKRGKLTRGHHAAMPYTALPAFIADLREREAVAARALEFAIICASRSGEVLGALWTEMDLVEKVWTIPAERMKAGKPHRVPLSARALAILADLKKAEAGEHVFPGAKAKRPLSSHALLMLMRRTSAKEFTPHGFRSSFRDWAGETTNFPRDVVEMALAHTVGDATERAYRRGDALEKRRKLLEAWARFLSTVRADAKVIELRPAQAG; this comes from the coding sequence ATGGCACGCGAGGTAAACCGGCTGTCGGCGCGGGCCGTCACCACTCTGACCAAGCCCGGCCGCCACGCGGACGGGAACGGCCTTTATCTCGTCATCGACAAGAGCGGTGCGAGGCGTTGGCTGTTCCTGTTCCGGTGGCAGGGCAAGCTCAAGGAAATGGGCCTCGGCGGACTGTCCGTTGTGGGGCTGGCCGATGCACGCGCGAAGGCGGCAGAGGCCCGCCGCTATCTGGACGCTGGAGAAAACCCCATTGAGGCCCGCCGCAAGGCGGAGGCCGCAAAGGAGGCGGTCCAGACCTTCGGCGCCTTCGTTGATGCCCTCCTGCCGACCATCACGAAATCGTTTCGGAACGCCAAGCATCGGGCGCAGTGGAAATCCACTCTCGACACGCACGGCGCAAAGCTTCGGCCGATGCGCCTGGACGCCATCGAGACGGCGGACGTTCTCGCGACGCTGAAACCGATCTGGCAGACCAAGCCGGAAACGGCCTCACGCCTGCGCGGGCGGATCGAGCATGTCCTAGCCGCGGCAACGGCCGAGGGGCTGCGCAGCGGCGACAATCCCGCGCGCTGGCGCAATCACCTCGACAAGCTCCTGCCCAAGCGCGGCAAGCTCACACGCGGCCATCACGCCGCCATGCCCTACACCGCCTTGCCAGCCTTCATCGCCGATCTGCGTGAGCGTGAGGCCGTGGCAGCGCGGGCTCTGGAATTCGCCATCATCTGCGCCAGCCGATCCGGCGAGGTGCTGGGGGCGCTCTGGACTGAAATGGATCTGGTCGAGAAGGTCTGGACCATCCCGGCCGAGCGCATGAAGGCCGGCAAGCCGCATCGCGTGCCGTTGAGCGCCCGCGCCCTCGCCATTCTCGCGGATCTGAAAAAGGCCGAGGCCGGCGAACATGTGTTTCCCGGCGCCAAGGCCAAACGGCCCTTATCGTCCCATGCCTTGCTCATGCTGATGCGGCGGACCTCGGCGAAGGAATTTACGCCCCACGGCTTCCGCTCCAGCTTCCGCGATTGGGCGGGCGAGACGACCAACTTTCCCCGCGACGTGGTGGAAATGGCGCTCGCCCACACAGTCGGCGACGCGACCGAGCGAGCCTATCGACGCGGCGACGCGCTGGAAAAGCGCCGCAAGCTTCTGGAGGCATGGGCGCGCTTTCTTTCGACCGTGAGGGCGGACGCCAAGGTTATCGAGCTGCGGCCCGCGCAAGCGGGCTGA
- a CDS encoding plasmid stabilization protein, with the protein MASMTIRNIDDQLKTRLRMRAASHGRSMEDEARDILRAALSTEKRPSSNLAAAIRSRISPTGGVTLELPPREPIREAIDFGG; encoded by the coding sequence ATGGCGAGCATGACGATCCGCAACATCGATGATCAGTTGAAGACACGTCTGCGGATGCGCGCGGCTTCGCATGGTCGCTCCATGGAGGACGAGGCTCGCGACATCCTGCGCGCGGCGCTCTCCACCGAAAAGCGCCCGTCGTCCAACCTGGCCGCGGCGATCCGCTCGCGCATCTCCCCGACGGGCGGCGTGACGCTGGAATTGCCGCCTCGCGAGCCGATCCGCGAAGCCATCGATTTCGGCGGATGA